The Periplaneta americana isolate PAMFEO1 chromosome 16, P.americana_PAMFEO1_priV1, whole genome shotgun sequence genome segment TCAAATTAACCTGAAGCATTTTTAAACataagttaacctaattaatccagactagttgCAATGCAGTATAAAAACGTTAATAATGAATTAAGCCAAGTATCCCTACtactatattatgtataattatttattaggcctatagcccagttattgtaaacattgtagtatttattactttaaaataaataaaactggacctaATTGCTCACTGAcatataaacacaagtaataatgaatgtttagatatgttgattcatgtcaactgTAATAAGTgtaccatttttttattttgggaatctggtcaccctagcctACTGTATATCTTAAGTcaaaattaattgattgattgatagatttTGTGAGTGAAATATTCCTGCATTGTCAATAACTGGCGACTCTTCACGACGCTTTTCAGTGTCCTCAGATCAGTAGACAATGAATTTTTGCAAGCCAGTGAAACTTAAAAATATGGCATCATTGAACCGTGGAGAATGGAGTCCTGCCAGAACTTAGGAATGTGGAAGGTGGGGCTACACCGGAAATAATGTTGCTACATAACAATTGATGATGTTTTACCTTTGTGTAGCAAGAAATGAGGATTCATTGTTGTTTCAGGTGGTGCAATGAGTAGTGATAGTAGCAAGATGATATAAATTGTACCTAGAGGACAGGATGTCAGAAGACTTCCAAGGTATACATTTGCGAGTTTTGTACGACTTCGAATATATATCAAAGgatgaaaggaaaataaagatTCAAGAAGGTGAAAGGCTGTTTTTAATTAAGAAAACTAATTCAGATTGGTGGCAAGTGATACGAAGCTCTTCAGAGAGACCGTTCTTCGTTCCAGCTGCTTATGTAGAGGAGTACACATGTGACCAGGATGCTTCAGAGGTATGAATCATTCATTATAATTGTCTGTTATTGTGTGCATAGCTACAAGGATGCCGACAGCTGTTTGTTTATACAGGCTCAGCACAATTTTAACTTTGTGTAGGACAGGGTTCTATAACAAACTTGTTTCATACATTACAATATGTTAGATGGCATTGCAGTAACGATTAACACAGCGTGTAACCAGttgtgatatttaaatttttttaacaagTTCTCTCTGGTACTGACtgcaaattttataattttaatatgaaatgcaTTAAATAAGGTAATATAGCTCTTACAGATAAAGGAAAACTGCAGTGCAACATGTTACTTGAGAATTATGTCTagagtaatttaaaaacaaatgcttGCTTACGTCACAGAATAGTCACAGCAGTGAATATCTGACCCAGCTTTGTTGTTAACTATGTGCTTCGTATAATTTGGTGACACTTTGTCCAACATTTTTGGTCCATGGGCCAATTCGTAACGATAGGCAAACTTACTTAGTTTTGTTTTTGTGATAATGTatcaataatatacagggtgaacaataaatatggaatattgctaataatttcttaaattttagttttataaaaaaaaaattatacaaaagttgttgcagataaaccatacaatatgataccagtgttccaaAAAAAGTTATTCAGGTATACAGGGTGTGAGAGTaaacttgatttttttaaatggcatcctatatgaaaatttacatattctgaatctccattaaattgtgtgtatgaatatgtagaaattaaatcCATTCACctgtttcatgtcttttaactatttattaaactcgtTTCGTGGACtttaaacttgagacaaataagtatgtaatagtacattatgcaacgagcctataatgatagtaattaagacgtgagtatgtttgtttatgaaacgagcacaagcgagtttcataattttcatacaagcgtcttaattaccattataggaaagtttcatacgactttttatgctcgaccatatttctaacttgaaattattcagaagtattcattttattcgcatctgactgaagagaggaagtgaccttgtgcatagctcgtaaattgtgagatgtgcgcagacgcgaaagtattgattttttcagaggaacaataatgtcattgaccttgttataatctagagaataacatgaactaattttgatataacctggaaattgatttagaattgaaaaacgagataaactgaatttatttgaatattatttacaattaacgctaattattatagtaacagaacataaccttctgcgacagtattggatttccagcctcagtgacGTTTCCctcattgtctttcgattgcatatccgagaataatcgaaaacctgaactttaatgaataggtgtactttaatgacatgcattaaaggactgctaccaggtgtataattactacatttcggcatggtcgagcataaaatcatattacatattattaattattattataacaccaatttgatcgtttactataagagaaaacaaaaattccactatgtaatttagatattGTAGAAGCAAATTGTATTTGATGATGccgtaaaaggcgaaaacgtttataattatatttaacatgtattaacaaatgttaatattaaattgataagtcatgagattgaacattttaacattattttttgtaacatCACGGAAactgtctttctcacagttacattcGACTGATCTGTTCTATCTCATATTTACAGTAgactaattaaataaacataaacgaatcacctctcacaggaagaaactaataataataatataattgtctctccacaaaagacatgttcaaaactaatatatatatatattttttcccctcgctgttatttatactcgctttaacatctttagtcatatcgcgagttaatcttttggttgaaatCTGAAGTCCtgtgttctattgttgtgaactagatggcgactgtatttatgttactgatttgttatgaatatgatttcgatgatgaatgaggccggtgattttcagggctgttgtggcccgaatttccaggcatttgccttacaattgaggaaaaaccctaaaaaacctcaaccaggaaattcaacccgaccgggaatcgaccccgcaccctctgcgtaagagaccagcatgctgacccctacaccacagaggtggtcaataattatttttattaaaaaattaattgtttatCGATGTGGATAAAATGTGGCTTCATTTGACAACTTTTcaatctcgtattgtaatatgaaacgttaggACACtaatatcgtaaataactattacttaTTTAATTCAGTTGACCCATTGTCTATTAACGACGTATTTCTGCAAAAATTAAATGTGGTTATACTTTTTTCTCGTGTGTGCTGGAATTTTTTGTAGTTTAGTAATAAcggatattttctttctttcataggGTCTTCCACATTGTACCAAAAATAATCTGAAAGAAGATAAGGAGACTGATGCTTTAAATAATAGTAGTGAGCACCCATTGCGCAGGGAACATGCAACTTCCAAGACTCAGACTGAACGTAGAAGTGATCAGGAGATCTTGATGGACAAACGGAAGTCATGGGTTGTGGACGAGTTGGTTACTCAACTAGCAAAGATCAAGTCAGAGAGTAACATTGTTGCCTCGCAAGATGACTGTGCACGTGCAGAGGAGAGGCATGAAAAGAAGGTGGAGGAAAGATACGTCACTTCAAGTACGAAAATTAATTTGGTTAATGCACCTGAAGATGGTGTTACATGCTCAAGCAAACATTCCATAACTGTAGACGAAGATAAAGAAGACAGCTGTGTTGATAAAGTTTCAGGGAGAAAAAATACTAGCGAGGATAATGTACATTCCATAGTTAGCACTCGTCCGCTTGAAGGATTGAAAAACGAATTTACTATTACTGAATCTGTAGATGAAGATCCGCTTGGGGTGCAGCTGGAAGACATGAAGACAGCTGGTTTGCCAAGCAAGCCTTTAGGCGATACTCCTGAAACCAGCAGTATTAAAGCAGAAGACAATAAGAAATTAGATTCCGTGGTTAGTGGTGCAAACAGTAAACTAAATTATTCCAGGAGTTTCAAAACAAAGAAAGAACTGCAAGTTTTGAAACTTAGGCATGGAAATTCGGTATTGTCAACATCGTGGGAAAACGAATTATCAAATCCGGAGCACAAAAAGTCGAGGCACACAGTTCAGTATAAGAGTGCTTTCAGAAATTCGGGGAATTTTTTCAATAGCGTAGGAGCACAGGTGGAATTAAAACACAATCTGCTGAAAGCAAGTCATAGTGGTAGCGAATTGGATGCCTTGGAATTAAGAGATGTCTCTACTGAAAAGTCCATTCAAACCCAGCTCTTACTGCCTCATAAGCCGAAGAATGCTGCACTTCCTTCTGGTAGTGAATCTGAAGAAAATCTGGATGAAAGTGTGGGCCCAGACGAAGGCAGTGTTAGTGGATTATCTGATGATTTGTTCTTTCAAAGTGGCACAAGTAAAGAATCTTGCAGTGACATTAGTGATAGTGCAATTTCTGATGATTTGTTCATAGCTTCATTAGGAGATGAGAGAAAGAAAGGCTTCTGGAATGTACAAAAAAGAAGACAGTTAACCAGTAAGAAAAATAAGGTAAGTGGTTCTGTTACGTATGCTCATATATGTGAAAATCATTGAATCTTTGTTCcctacactatttcttctatcttTTTCCTTCATAACCATTGTCACttgggctaggattttgatgattcTGCATCTTCTCTTTGGTGAGACATCGATATTGCTCAGTTGGATATGCTTAAGGCgggagatgggtgaaatttcgATCATTTTTTATCAAAAATCACTTCCGTTTTACTGCAAAAATAAATCTACAGACCCTAATCTATAATTATGTCACCAAAGATCCAGGACTCACACTTGGAACTGTTAGTAATGACATTATATTTAAATGGTTGTGCTCTTTAAACACTCATACTTTGAAATTGATTTTTGACACTTCGATTTTTAGCACATTACTACATAGCCTTATTCAAAATGTAAAGGATTCTACAATTTTTAAGCTACCAAACTGGATTATTTTTTTACATGCTGTATGAAGTATGGTTAATTAAATACGGTAttggatttttttatattttagtaactttttgaaataaaaaattatatactatACAATAGGCACTAAAAACTCCGAAAATTATGTTTTGAGcaagtaaatattttctttctttttctcagaacacatttttaaaatatggacactcagtgttatgttttatttaacgacgctcgcaactgcagaggttatatcagcgtcgccggatgtgccggaattttgtcctgcaggagttcttttacatgccagtaaatcaactgacatgagcctgtcgcatttaagcacacttaaataccatcgacctggcctgggatcgaacccgcaaccttgggcatagttCAGTGTTATTCTAAATATGTATATCAGAGGTACTATACACAAATttgtgagaaaaaaaaagtagtgaGATGACCTAACCTGACCTAACGTAACTTAATCTAACTTAAATTTCGACTTAGGCATCAAAGGACCAAACTATTAAGGTACCGTAAAAGAGATTGATGTGTTTGTCAGATTGATGCCCAAGTCAGAATTTAGGTTAGGTCAGGTTAGATCATctcgttgcttttttttttataagttcTTTTGAAAAAGGGGGTAAAAATTGAGGGTTCTCAGAAAAAAATTCGATAATCAATTGTGGAGTTGATCTCCACAATTGCCTAAATATCTAACGTTTTGGTGTAACATGAAATTCAGTGAATGTTCATTAGATGCTGCATAATTATTGTCAAAGTGTATGTATATGTGCTGTTATCTGTTGATTGTTacataatctacttgcaagtaaCTAGATGTTATTTAATAAGTAACAGGTGTCATCTGTATATAGGTGGATTTAAGttattaatgattaaaaataaaatgcaataaaaatattaaatagtgatataataaaatacaaaacaatagacTAAAATTGTGTTCACGTAATCATTGGgttctgttattttttttatttggaattACAGGTTTCAGTTTCGTTTCTTTTATCAACTAagcaaatataggcctaagtttatACTGATGGATATATTTATTCGCAGTTATTTGTTCAGTATATCATACAtagttaatattactgtaaacaGTATACAGGTACTTAAGGTTAATGTCACTTATCAAGACATATTTAATTCATCAAAATTTAAGTTACTAATTTTTCAAGTCAAATCAAATCACTTAAAAGATTCAGCCTACTTGTAAATCCAGAGGATCATGTAACAATCAACAgatcaaaaataataattgaataaaataaagtaaaatattatacaagGTCATTGATAAATCCGTGAAACAGTAAAAAAATCCATTACAAATAAATTACGCAACTTATGATGGTAATGGCATAGTTGCCATAGATTTCTGCTAGGAGATAGTAGGGCAAATATGACTTTCAGTAAAGATGAGCAGTTATTTTGTGAACCTTGTCCTTTATGACTGCAGCAACAATTTCAGGCAGAATTTCAGAAGGCAGCACATACTTTCACCAGTACCAGGGAATTATATGGGTAATTCCGGATTTACTTGAACATGATGGAAAACTGGTCGATTCTACAGCTGAAGGAAGAGAGGAGTAAtgattacatttttcaacaagacGGCTACCTGTCTTATCATCAGAAAGACATGCGAGGGTATCTCAATCAAACCTTGCCACAAAAGTGGAAATGGTAACAGGACAAGAAGATGACGCATTAATGCGGTAGCTACCCCGATCCCCGGATTTATCTCCATGTGACTTTCTGTGGCAGTTTATGAAGGATACTGTCTTTGAgcctccactccactccactccactctaGTCTCTAGGATCTTCTGCACTGCTGTGACTTCGGTTGATTGTAATATGTTGACATGTACATAGAATGAAAGCCACTACTGTCTCCTAGTGGTAAACTATGGAAACTATACTTgcgggatttaaaaaaaaaaaaaacttagagtTTCTCCCTCTATCATCGTAAGAATTACTATCATCTGTTGCGTAGTTTATTTATTgtgaacttttaaaatctttcacggacttatgaatatccgtatatacagtatgtataattaataattgcAAAACATTATAATGAACATCTGTTGCATCAATGGACAGCTACCTTCATGTTATGATTAGTTTTTATTAAAGAAGAGCGAAATACATAAGTTATTATTGTAcaaatgattgtgtaaaatgcCCAAGGAGTCTTTAAGAACTTGTAAGGCCATTTGTAAATGATTGATGTTATACAAACACATGATCTTCGGGACACTACGCAATTTTTACATCTATGTATGTCCTATGTTCCTGCTGTAGGAGGTGAAACATTTCCCGAAATCATAGTTGGCGAGTTGGTCGGAAAACATGCAACATGCATCCTGTAGTTCTTGCAAACTTCATTTCTGCTGCTCTCACTTATTCTCATATGCTTTTTATATTGTCCTTACTTCTCCGCTATCATACCATACGAAACTTGTTGAggaatttgtataggcctactctttgtgCGCTTTTGCATGGGAAATAGTTCGAGATCTTTGTGAATTATACTTGTTACTTCAATGAATTGGAGATTTTAATCACCATATATTTTTCTTGAAAGTCTGACATGTTGAAACCCAAATAATTCGgtgtatttatttcttcaattattatagtaatattaaTTCAGGTTTTGATCTAGTTAGTTGACATTTCTTTAAACTAATAACACAATTTTTTCTTgttattctattctttttttcAAGTTGGATTTGAAGTCGGGTATTATAATAAGCTTAATtaagtttcaaacaaatttcTGACTTTGTTATTTCAAAACCTTTACCTTCTTTTTAGGTGGAATCGGAGAGAATGGCTAGATACAGTTTACCACCCTCTCCATCACCTGATCATCAACCGGTGAAAATCTTGAAGGAAGACTGGCAGGAGTACCAAACTTCTGCAGGAAGAACATACTACTACAACCTAAAATCCCACGAGAAAAGTTGGAAACCTCCTCGCAGGCAGCAGAAACTTGTAAGTATTATGCCCACTACCATCCCCTCTCATACTACCATCATCGTCATTGTGACTATTTTTGTTAATTATGTGAACTTTATTGTACAGctatcaaaagaaaaagtgaccgctctctagaagcaaagttccctttgggtatcttcactacaatttggagacaggcgatgttacatttgctggaccacgttgcctgatatctaccgTTAGAATTAAAATGTTCTGCATGTTACTGTTgtagcataatggtagcattcTAAGTTGATATTCATGAGGTCATGCGTTTGAttacaacctagtgctttttatgtttttttttgttttgtttttaagagagatagaaaatataattgctcctgtctcttttatgattgttttagtaattaacatcaggttcatgaatgtattaccatgactttatcattatttattatgacattatggctgcaaatggaaagaaagaaagaaagattttattcttaacaaaaaatatctttcgtggcataaacaaaacaaacttactggtgtctgccttagaaaattcaaacaaaagttaaaaaaatgaaacaaaaagccactattcaatatttagtccatcttcctcccatctcgaacacatcttgcagtcgagtgagcatggaatcgactagtcttttcaaatagtgACTTTTCTCAGCCAtggcatcctggacgagcttccacaaatcatcaggacgtcttggaggggaTTGGttcaatttttccgcatatgcttcttcaCTTGTGCCCCCATAGCTCAGTCAGAAatacgtcggaatttagatgtcaatgtttgaggttcaaatcctcgtcactccttatcattttattgtgtttgaggatagtataatgtaataatataagaagaaacaaCTAACAttagtattatgcaaatctaacattaaatttatattatttatatcactaaagaactataactagttaagtggaagagaaggccgaatggccttaactctgccagttaaaagaaactattactattattattattattattattattattattattattattataacagaatataaatgataacttggctgttattttatattgctaaagaacgataacaatataaatgataacagaatgtaaatgatgacttgaatattatatatatcgaTAAAGAAtgctaacttgaatattatttatattgctaaagaacgataacaaaataaaatgataacttgaacaaggctcgaactcacaaccttcgaatcattaagcaagcACTCTACTGTTACTCTACGGGATGCAGATATCTAATGCGTCCATAgctccgaaactgcttctacaagcatgaacattgtgtaacatcaaCGTgatgaagtggacttagaaaatattcgctgtttacaagtgtggccactttttttgacagctgtacaactaATGTTGTACTAATGTTAGAGCCAAAATATTGTTGCTAGTCAAAGGAACAGATTTTGGAAGACAATGCTAGTGTCCAGTCCAATGGGGATTCACAATAAGCCTTTTAGGCTGAGTTGTAGGAGGCCTTTAAAACTCCTTAAAGACCCACCTAACCTAACAATAGCTGATATGTTTTTATGCCAAGTAAGTTTGCTATCTAAGACTAATCCAAGATAACTGACAGATTCAAATGTTGGTACCATTGGGCCACGTAATGTTACTGGATAATTTACTATGTTTCTCTTATAAGTACGTAAATCTGACTAAATGTGATTTTTGATAATTCATAATTACTCGTCATTGCTTACACCATGTggaaattttttcataaaaaatattcaattctGCTCCTGattcacaagtaggcctacctttacTAAGGATAGCAACATCATCAGCAAAATgggctattattatattattattattattattattattattattattattattattattattattattattgtcataatttCTAACAATGTTTAGAATATCTGACATTCAaatatttgagataagaaacaaAACATTGTGCAAACAGTGGGGTTTGGTTTGTCTTTGCATAGTATAGTATTAGAAAAAATAAGCAACTTTTAAACGAATATCATCATGGGAATAATTCTTCATTGCAGGAGAGCATAGATTCTCTTGGTTCGAATACGTGTCCTCAAGAAGCAGTTGAGCAGAAGGGAGTCGAATACGTACCGGTACCTGAAGGCTGGCATGAGGCTTACGATGAAGTTTCAGGCCAACTTTGTTACATCAATGATGCTTCTGGTGCAAAGGtaagtgttatttattttattttagaatttgtatGTTGGTTTGTTCAGAGCTGAATACTATTAGCTCTTCTCAACTATTCTCAACTTAATTCCTGCCTTGTAGATGTACAGTGACAAGTATTGTTACACAAACAGATTTTGAatttatagcataaaaatattttctcacaCTCTTACCAGGAGTCTCCACAGTTGTTGCCATAGTAATGACATCTGTTACCACGATTTAGAATTTTGACTTTATTCATCTTTGTTAATGAACAAAGCTATCTTTTATAATGTAGTGAATCTACTACTTGGACCTTACTTCCTCATTTGTTGGTTGGAATAATTGTATTGTCATTGGTCAGATGTGATTTTGTTTCATTTAGGTATATAAAGAATCATGATAACTACTAGAACATCTAGGAATAAAAAAAGCTGTAAATACAGCATTGACTAATCTTTTGAATAGatctcataatttaaaaaaaaaacagttaaattCTTATTGACTAGAGCACCTATAGAAGGATTCATATCAAATAATACTGGGAGATTCAATAAAAGCATGcaaaaaattaaacaggaaatagggTATACTCTACTGAATATTTTGAGTAATTCTTTTAATGTTATGGTGTCATTAGGACTCTCTGAATTCCATATTTCTTCTTCACAGTTTCCATTTATTATGTTCCATAGTTTTGTGTATTCATCTattttttccttgaatttttagttttttttacgtatttatttggctgcaaaagggtatctgtcggatatagggaggagagccattaatccttcccattgaaggcttcaaggaaccaacctggacaaatacccaatgtcccatccctaccttcccgtggtgcagctgttagtaagcataattttacgagctgaactaaagggaggggctactcatcaattagcactggtcagcttgatgagttaatgactgattttggtataattttcctctatccaatacctaattccctctttaccctttcctatccagtcctctgactgaactcttactttcttcgaccccgacagtattagagcattcgaggcctaggggttcatttcactttccttcctaccctgcctacttttctgttcctagtgctgacctgctatggcactaaaatcgtcctccagtggcttaaggagggaaagctggtgatcaacaagatctcccagctaggtccaatggacccgtcgacaacagcaggtgtggtcctctagacattctgggggttgtgtgtgaatgaagtagccaccaaaacgttaaaatatggtgttcacttaaatcggctacaacttgccagtttaatatttttgaaaaatattggagtgcaagaggtcaaatgactttattgtcatacgcctggcattagaaaacaacaacaacgtatTTATTTTCAACTTAATATTTTGTAAACTTATGGTTCAGTTTTGTATGCCATGTTCTAAATTTGTAACATATAGTATTTGTCATGGCAACGTTGCCAACTTGCTGCTACTTCTAGGAGCTGATCAATTAGTGAAGTATGATATGTTCGATAATGTGGCAGCATTGCCTGCAAGCTGAGGTGAAGAGAACAGGGAATGTCAAATGGTGATTGATTACATCCAAGGTTAACCATGGTTGCCATGATAACAACCCATAACCCACGTGGTTAGCGACCATAAGACATGCGGCTGATGAGCTGTCAGAAGTCTAAAGTAAAGTTAATTCTGTTGTAGATACCTACGTATGTAAATGAAAGTGTTCCATTAGAGAACTtcgaaacaaaaacaattttacaaaataaggagtcatacttaataaaattaatatattagctTTTGATCTAAGAATCTGAATTCATATGTTAtggtatagatgatgatgatgctgattattattattattattattattattattattattattattattatggagagattaaaagaccaggagattaacatggtttttaaactgacgttataacggtaatattatctatctacttcgttccaataggtgacgcaatagtaagcacattcctttcacagttgatctcatggttggagaacagtatatgaACATATCTATACATCCGTACATACATTCATCGTCTCTATAtacatgcgtacatacatacataggctacagtcGGCCTCGGttgcgcagttggtatagcgctggcctttgtgctcgaggttgcgggttcgatcccggcccaggccgatggtatttaagtgtgcttaaatgcgacagactcttgtcagtagatttactggcatgtaaaagaactcctgcgggagaaaaattccggcatatcggcgacgctgatataacctcggcagttgcgagcgtcgttaagtgaagtataatttaaattttacatacatacacgtTCGATCCCAGGggtgacagaattttttctcgttgccaaactttcagaacggccccgaggttcactcagccttctataaaattgagtaccgggtctttcctgggggtaaaaggcggtcagagcgtggtgccgaccacaccacctcattctag includes the following:
- the LOC138691274 gene encoding rho GTPase-activating protein 12-like isoform X3 — its product is MSEDFQGIHLRVLYDFEYISKDERKIKIQEGERLFLIKKTNSDWWQVIRSSSERPFFVPAAYVEEYTCDQDASEGLPHCTKNNLKEDKETDALNNSSEHPLRREHATSKTQTERRSDQEILMDKRKSWVVDELVTQLAKIKSESNIVASQDDCARAEERHEKKVEERYVTSSTKINLVNAPEDGVTCSSKHSITVDEDKEDSCVDKVSGRKNTSEDNVHSIVSTRPLEGLKNEFTITESVDEDPLGVQLEDMKTAGLPSKPLGDTPETSSIKAEDNKKLDSVVSGANSKLNYSRSFKTKKELQVLKLRHGNSVLSTSWENELSNPEHKKSRHTVQYKSAFRNSGNFFNSVGAQVELKHNLLKASHSGSELDALELRDVSTEKSIQTQLLLPHKPKNAALPSGSESEENLDESVGPDEGSVSGLSDDLFFQSGTSKESCSDISDSAISDDLFIASLGDERKKGFWNVQKRRQLTSKKNKVESERMARYSLPPSPSPDHQPVKILKEDWQEYQTSAGRTYYYNLKSHEKSWKPPRRQQKLESIDSLGSNTCPQEAVEQKGVEYVPVPEGWHEAYDEVSGQLCYINDASGAKWFSSNDSEGRVYFFEENSHESTWALPELTITVCDSPSTAKPPPIEPPTSKKKPEPNEKQLESVQLRAEHLAAELENKTQFRMAKAHSMVLVDSRGSQASSKSSSIPRNWPQLWDGDLCVLKEGTLNRTKITENGKKLRKNWAPAHVVLTELFLLFFKDAKTFASMKNSQGKSASSAAHPEFSVDLNGALLEHGEKASSRRNVFLVSTVLGLQVLLQCENAQQEEEWYQSIKKAIENLPSPYVSTPRSKAVKMTPQHLSCSSPEETKRSSRIGRSRSVKAVKPSTSQEDLTASPDENQTKIRNRLKKFFHRRPPKEVLVKKGIYKDEPVFGCHLPDVCKGESPRVPAFVQRCVAAIESKEENMKTDGLYRASGNLSQVQKIRLQVDQNNLDTLEQEEDVHVLTGALKLFFRELQKPLIPFEHFHKALRASMNPNKKEKLQQFRDIVKALPLPNRDTLEFLLRHLLRVTEHKESNRMHIPNLAIVFGPTLMWSEGESLNMALDLMQQNLVIECFLQEFSNIFKC